The proteins below come from a single Camelus bactrianus isolate YW-2024 breed Bactrian camel chromosome 2, ASM4877302v1, whole genome shotgun sequence genomic window:
- the LOC105074983 gene encoding LOW QUALITY PROTEIN: histone H4-like (The sequence of the model RefSeq protein was modified relative to this genomic sequence to represent the inferred CDS: deleted 1 base in 1 codon), with protein sequence MSGGGKGGKGLGEGGAKRHRKALLRNNIQGITKLAVHRLARCSGIKRISGLIYEETHGVLKVLLENVVQVAVTYTKHAKCKTVMAMDVVYALKHQECTLYGFSD encoded by the exons ATGTCTGGAGGCGGCAAGGGTGGCAAGGGGCTAGGAGAGGGAGGTGCTAAGCGCCACCGCAAGGCTCTG CTGCGCAACAATATCCAGGGCATCACCAAGCTTGCCGTCCATCGTCTAGCTCGTTGCAGTGGCATCAAGCGCATCTCCGGCCTCATCTACGAGGAGACCCACGGGGTGCTGAAGGTGCTCCTGGAGAACGTGGTCCAGGTCGCCGTCACCTACACCAAGCACGCCAAGTGCAAGACGGTCATGGCCATGGACGTGGTCTATGCGCTAAAGCACCAGGAATGCACCCTCTATGGCTTCAGTGACTAA